Part of the Halomicrobium zhouii genome is shown below.
TCGGTCCGTGACTTCGTGTTGACCAGCGGCCGGACGTGGAGGACGCCCGGCCCGGCGTGGGCGTAGAACGCCGCGCTCGTGCCGTGTTCGGCCAGGGTGGACTGGAACGCCGTGACGAACTCGGCGAGGTGTTCGGGCGGAATCGCGCAGTCTTCGAGGAAGGAGATGTGTTTCGCGTCGCTCGTCCGTCCCAGGAGAATGGGCTGGCCGGCCTTCCGGAGCTTCCAGAGCCCGGCCCGTTCGTCGGCGTCGTGGGCCACCAGCGCGTCGAAGGCGCGGCGTTCCTCGTCGGTTTCCGTATCCTCGTCGGTCTCCGTATCGCTCCTCCCGTCAGCGTCGTCCCCTTCGTCCGCTCCGTCCGATCCATCCGCTCCGTCCGCGACCCGGTCGGCACGGAGCGCTGTCACCTGTCGGCGACCGTGGGACCGGTCGTCGGCGTAGAACTCGACGAGGAGCGCGGCGCGCGTCCCCTGCGGGAGTTTCGCGACCGTGTCGGCGAACTCGCTGGTGTCGGCCGCCAGGTCGATGAGGGTGTCGTCGACGAGTTCGACCGCTGCGGGGTCGTGGGCCAGGACGGCGGGGACGTCGCTGACCGCGTCGACGACGCTATCGTACGTGAGCAGGGCGACGGCCTTCGTCTCGGGGAGCGGTTCGAGCGAGACGGTCGCTTCGGTGACGACGGCGAGCGTCCCCTCGCTCCCGGCGAGCAAGCGTGCGAGGTTGACCCGTCCGGACTCCCCGTACTCGCCCTCGGCTTCGGCGACGAGGCGGTCGAGGTTGTAGCCGGAGACGTTCCGCTTGAGGTCGGGAAAGCGCTCGTGGACCGCCGCCGCGTGGTCGTCGACGACGGTGACGACGCCCGCGGCGATACGATCTACCAGGTCGTCGCTCTCCGGGTCGGCCCGCGCGCGAAGGTCTTCGACGCGCTCCGTCCCCAGGGTCGTCACCGTCCCGTCCGCCAGTACCACCTCGCACTCCTCGACGTAGTGGTCGGTCTTCTCGTAGACGAGCGAGTGGGCGCCCGTGGAGTTGTTTCCGATCGCACCGCCGACGGCGCTCCGGTCGCCGGCGGCCGGGTCCGGTCCGAAGGTCAGGCCGACCTCGGCGGCGCGGTCGTTCAGGTCGGCCAGTACCGTCCCGGCCTGGACCCTGGCCGTCTCCGCGTCCCGGTCGAGACCCAGTATCCGGTCCATGTGGCGCGTGAAATCGAGGACGACGGCCTCGTTGACGGCCTGGCCAGCCAGGGAGGTGCCGCCACCGCGCGGAAGGACCGGGATCCCCTCGTCCGCACAGTACGTGACGACGGCGGCGACGTCCGCCGTCGACGTCGGGAAGACGACGCCGACCGGCGTCACCTCGTACGCCGAGGCGTCCGTCGCGTAGAGTTCGCGCGTGTAGGTGTCGAACCGGACCTCCCCGTCGACGCGCCGTCGCAAGGCCGCGACGAGGTCTGGGCGCTCGACCTCGTCGGCGACGTAGTCGTAGTTCGACCGATCGTCCGTCGCGGCCGGCACGCGACGGCCGTCGCTGTCGCTGACCGCACCCTCGTCGCTGTTGGGCATGTACGTGTCTCTGTGGCAAGGAGGAACTTATACCCCCTGTTCGGCCACCGCGACGATGCCCGCAGCACGTCTCGAATCCGGGCCGGGAATACTGTCCGAATCGGCGTTCCCCGTCGCCGCACTCCGCCGCCGGGGGCGGTCGATACGTGAATTTATTACGGTTCGGGGGACAGTACCACCCATGGTGTTGCAGACCGACCTGGAGACGGCAGTAGAGGCCGCCGACGACGTGCCGCCCGCGTCTGACGTCTACGAGGCGGCGGCGGACATCTCCGTCACGGACGTGTTCGACGACGAATTCGTGGCGGCGCACACGCCCTTCGACACGTTCGACGAACTCGTGGCCGCCAGTCCCGCCGATGCGACGTCGGCCGACGAACTCGACACGGTTCCCGACGGCGCCTGGGACGAATTCGTCGCGGAACGAACCGACTTCGAGGACGAGGAAGCGATGGTGTTCGCGGCCCGCGACCACTGGGTCGCGAAGCGACTCGGTGTCTAGCTGCAGCGGATCGGCCATCCTCGCGGCCGTCTATTCGGGCGATCCACTGTCGTTGCGGCTGGTCTCCCGGGGCCGCTCGCTCCGGTCGGCGAACGAGTGATAGTGGTGGTTGTAACTTTGTACCGGCGTTCGACGTGGCCAGTGCCGACGAACGTCGGTACGGGCGTACAACCACCACGATGATTCGATACCGTGACGCAGAAGCGGAGACCCAGGGGAGACGTCTTCGACTCAGTAGTTGCCGGTCGACACGATCGGCGGTGCACCGTGGGGGCCGTAGGGCGCGTCGTCGAGGTACTCCCCGGCGACCTCGAAGTGGTCGGCCAGCGACGCGGCTGCCTCCTTGCGGAGGACGGTCTTGGGGTCGTCTCCCTGGAGGTACTCCAGGGCCTGCCCCGCGGCGTCGATGTTGTACTGGGCGGCCCGCTCCCGACGTGCGGCGAACAGTTCTATCTCGTCCCGGGCGACCGCGTCGGAGCGCGCACGGTTCGCGACCGCGATGGCGGACGCGGCCTCGTCCGCGTCCGCGATGCCGGAGTTCATCCCGCGAGCGCCGAAGGGCGCCAGCAAGTGTGCGGCCTCGCCCGCCAGCAGCACGCGACGGTGGTCGTCGACGAAGCTATCGGCGTGCACCTGGAGGAACTTGTAGGTCGATATCCACGTGAGGTTGTCCTCGTACGCTTCGCCCAGGACGGTGCGGATGATCGCCCGCATGTTCTCGTCACTGCAGAGCTCCTCGGGGTCGTCGTCCGGGAGGCACTGGATGTCGAGGCGCCAGCCGCCGGTGAACGGCACGAGTAACACGTTTCGACCGCCGACTTCGGGGTGGTCGTAGTGGAACAGCCGTTCGTTCGGGTATCCCTCGCCGTCGATCTCCTCGACGTCGGCGACGATGAACGAGTTCGCCGACTCGTCCCCGTCGAAGGTGGCACCGATCTCGTTCCGGACGGTGGATCCGCCGCCGTCGGCCCCGACGAGATACTCGGTCTCCCACGCTCTCCCGTCCGTCGTCTCGACGCGGACGCCGTCGCCGTCGGCGTCGACCGTCTCGACCTCGGACTCCCAGTGGATCTCTATCCCGCAGTCGTCGAGCGCCTCGTGCATGTACGCCTCGGTGCGGACCTGCGGCACGCTCGTAAAGTGCGGAATGTCGCCGTAGCCACCGGGGGAGTCGTACGTCCGGGAGAACACCTCCTTGCCCCGCCAGCAGGTCCGGCGGGTCGGCCAGACCATCCCTTCGTCGACGAGGTCCATCCCGAGCCCCGGGTGGACGCGTTCGAGCGTCCGAAGCGTCGAGCCGTGGACGTAGATCGCTCGACTTCCCGACCTGTCCCGGTCTTCCGGTTCGGCCTCGAGGATCGTCACCGGCACGTTCCGGGCGTGCAGTGCGAGGGCCGTGGTCATGCCGACTGGTCCAGCCCCGACGACGACTACTGGCTGGTCGCGAGAGTCACTGCTCATTGGGACCGTGTTACAGTTGCCACGTGTTAGCTATTTTGGTTCCGTCACCGGGTACTGTTCAGGTACGGCCCGCAGAACGAGCGAGGACTGGCGCTCGGTACCAGTGCCGGACCCGGCCGCTCGGCTAGCTCGGTGGTCTGGACTGACTTACATTTTCCGTGGCGACGGCCGACGGCGCAACTGCCGATCGAGTTCAGTATCGACCTAGACTCGACAGAACTATCGAATTCTAATACTAGAACGAACTTTGACAATTTCGGCGTCGATCCCTGCCGACCTGTCGTGCGTAACCGGTCTCGCAAAGCCGGTACGCCGTTCCGGGACGGAGATCGCAGAATCACGTCGCGGTCGACGGAGCCGTGATTCAACTCGATGCCGTCGGACTCTGGCCGGCCGCTGCCGTCGACCTCTCGAGGACCGAATTCCTCGAACACTCACTAAAATGGGTGCGAAGCGGCGCGTCTGGCGACCGATTCCTCCGCCGGATCCGCGCGAAAAACGGCGTCTGCGATGCCGCACTTTTCCAGTGATCACACCGCGGCTTCAGGCGACGTTCGACTGATCGATCTCCGGTTTCAGCACGGGCGACGTGGAAATCGGGACACGGTAGAAAAATAAGGATTCTGCCAGGACTTGGTATAGAACAGACTTCGATCAATTTCGCTGGCCGCCCGACCGCTCGGTCGTCGGTGTCGGCTCGTCTCCGACGGGTTCCACGGGCTACGTCTCGGACCGGATGGGCGCACTCGCCAGCCCGTCCGGGTCGGCGTCGCTGGCGAGTTCGAGGGTCACGTGCCAGCGGTCCTCGCGACCGACGACGCGGACGCGCGACAGCGGCCAGTCGGGCCGGCGGCGGAACAGTTCGAAGACGACGGGCAGTACTGGGAGTCTGCCGTTCCGTGGCGAGAGCGCGTAGTCGGTGACGTCGACGGCGACGGAACGGCTCCGGTCGGGGCGGTCGGTCGCGGTCGGTTCGCAGGCGTAGTCGGCGAGCAGTCCGCGGTCACGGAGCGCCGACATCGTCGACGCGACGGGATCGACCGCCGACTCGACCGGGACGTATCGCGTCGCGGCGTCTGCGAGGACGTCGGCCTGTTCGGTGGGCGAGAGCCGTTCGTCCAGCTCTGCGGCCATACTCTCGAGCAGCCGGAGGCAGAGGTCGTCGGGGTCGGCGACGGTCTCCGCGAGGTCGAAGTAGGCGTCCATGACGGTGCTCTCGACGTCGTCGTACCCCTTCTCGGACAGCGTCTCGAAGACGGCCGCGGCGACGCGGTGACAGAACTCGACGAGCAGTCGGTGATCGGGCGCGTCCGCGCTCTGAGCGCGTTCGGGGGCGGACGCCGCTCGCACGGCGCTCTCGCCATTCCCGTCGACGTCTCTCGGCCGGTGTAACGGGCCGTTGTCCTGGCAGACGATCAGGTCGTAGTAGGGGAGTCGCGGGTCGTACCGCCGGAGTGCGGCCCGGTACTGTTCGGTGGCTTGGGCGGCGGCGATGGCGGTTCCTCGATCCTCGAACCGGGCGGTCTCGGCGGGGACCGGCCGGTCGCCGGTCCGGCCGCAGACGAGGACGTACTCGCCGTCGTCGCTGGCGAGGTCCTCGATGTGTCGGCGGATCTCTGCGAGTGTGGTTCCGACCATGGTCTCGTGGTGGCGTATTCGGGTGTCGCGTTCGACCGGGCTACGGACGTGCGATCGAGGGCAGTTCGATCAGACGGTACCGGTGACGACGTCGGCGACGCGCTGGCGGTCGAACAGCCGTTCGTCCTCGGGAACGTCGACGATAGACCCCGGCCATTCGCCGAACTCGTCGGGGTAGAGCTGTTTCGCGAGCGCTTCCGCGGAGAAGAGGTCGACGATGGGACCCATGTACTGGCCTCCGGTGCGGACGACGTTCCCCTTCCGGACGGCGCGGAGTTCCCCGAGCGTCTCGTGGTCCTGGGCGGTCCGGAGCAGCTCCCGGAACTCGTCGTCGTCGACGTAGGAGAGGTGGCCGATGACGCCGATATAGTCGGGATCGGCGTCGAGCAGTGCTTCGACGCCGATCGGTCTGAACGGGACGTAGGAATCCCCCTCGAAGGCGTTGTCGACGCCGAGCAGACGGAAGGATCGCGCGTCGTTTCGCGGCGCGTCGATGTTGGCCGCGTAGAACGTGCCGTTCTCGGAGTCGAATCCGAAGTTGAACGCGGCGACCGTCGGCGCGTCGTCGCCCGTGGGTACCCGTGACTGGACGTCCGCGTAGAACGATTCCTTCAGCGCTACCCACGCCTCGTACTGCTCGCGGCGCTGGAAGATCTCCGCGACCTTCTCGAAGGCCTCGTAGAGCGTGTAGTAGGGGTCCCGGCCGCCGAAGGGGAACCGGATCATCGACCCTAGCAGCGGCGCGACGTTCGATTCGATCTCCCGGAGGTCCGCGTCGTCCCACCCAGAGTACTTCTTCAGCAGGCGCGGGTCCATGAGGTGGACATCCGCGTCGACCTCGTAGAACACCTCCTTGTCGTACTGCGATTCCGCCGACTCGCCGAGCGTCTGTACCGCGTCGGCGTCGAACTCGACGCCCGGGAGCGCGTCGTAGTACTTCAGCGGGAGGCGGTCGAA
Proteins encoded:
- a CDS encoding FAD-dependent monooxygenase, producing MSSDSRDQPVVVVGAGPVGMTTALALHARNVPVTILEAEPEDRDRSGSRAIYVHGSTLRTLERVHPGLGMDLVDEGMVWPTRRTCWRGKEVFSRTYDSPGGYGDIPHFTSVPQVRTEAYMHEALDDCGIEIHWESEVETVDADGDGVRVETTDGRAWETEYLVGADGGGSTVRNEIGATFDGDESANSFIVADVEEIDGEGYPNERLFHYDHPEVGGRNVLLVPFTGGWRLDIQCLPDDDPEELCSDENMRAIIRTVLGEAYEDNLTWISTYKFLQVHADSFVDDHRRVLLAGEAAHLLAPFGARGMNSGIADADEAASAIAVANRARSDAVARDEIELFAARRERAAQYNIDAAGQALEYLQGDDPKTVLRKEAAASLADHFEVAGEYLDDAPYGPHGAPPIVSTGNY
- a CDS encoding DUF7551 domain-containing protein, which produces MVGTTLAEIRRHIEDLASDDGEYVLVCGRTGDRPVPAETARFEDRGTAIAAAQATEQYRAALRRYDPRLPYYDLIVCQDNGPLHRPRDVDGNGESAVRAASAPERAQSADAPDHRLLVEFCHRVAAAVFETLSEKGYDDVESTVMDAYFDLAETVADPDDLCLRLLESMAAELDERLSPTEQADVLADAATRYVPVESAVDPVASTMSALRDRGLLADYACEPTATDRPDRSRSVAVDVTDYALSPRNGRLPVLPVVFELFRRRPDWPLSRVRVVGREDRWHVTLELASDADPDGLASAPIRSET
- a CDS encoding ABC transporter substrate-binding protein, with amino-acid sequence MASGIDTYHVPTRRETIKGGGVVIGGGLLAGCSGDGPAWNASETDTASATPPATRTDAETPYDVTINPAGTHTFESVPETYATIPGAWMDMAMALGIQPKAVAAFDRLPLKYYDALPGVEFDADAVQTLGESAESQYDKEVFYEVDADVHLMDPRLLKKYSGWDDADLREIESNVAPLLGSMIRFPFGGRDPYYTLYEAFEKVAEIFQRREQYEAWVALKESFYADVQSRVPTGDDAPTVAAFNFGFDSENGTFYAANIDAPRNDARSFRLLGVDNAFEGDSYVPFRPIGVEALLDADPDYIGVIGHLSYVDDDEFRELLRTAQDHETLGELRAVRKGNVVRTGGQYMGPIVDLFSAEALAKQLYPDEFGEWPGSIVDVPEDERLFDRQRVADVVTGTV